The Sulfurospirillum diekertiae genomic sequence ATGCGTCAAGAAATTACCCTTGATTTTGCAAAAAATGTAATGAGAGAACAAATCAAAGAGCGTCGTGAAAATATTAGCCTTGAAGATATTATTCAAATTATTGCTAAAGATCTCAATATTAAACCTAGTGAAATTAAATCAACAAAACGCAGCAAAAATATAGTAGAAGCTAGACGTATCGGAATTTACTTGGCACGAACACTCACACCAAATTCTATGCCGTCCTTAGCAACCTATTTTGGAATGAAAGATCATACTGCGGTTTCACACAATATTAAAAAAATTAATGAACTAATTGAAACGAATGAGTCCTTCAAACTCAAAGTTGAAGATCTTAAAAATAAAATTTTAACAAAGCAGATATAAAAAGTTTTGATGGTAGACGTGACGAGATGTGAAAAACTCACACCAAATCTTTCACGTGAATAATCCCTATTTTGAGGTATAATGTGGATGTTTTCACAAATTCATCCCAATCTACTACTTCAGCTATTTTAAATTAAATAATAAAAGGAGAGTCTATGAAAGTTTCGATCAAAAAAAGTATTTTAGAAAACATGTTGCTTAACATACAACCCTATTTAGAAAAAAAAGATTTAAGTCAAATCACATCACATGTTTTACTTATGACTGAAGAAACTCAATTTACACTAAAAGCAACTGATTACGAAATCGGTCTTAGTTACCATACTCCTGAAATAAAAATTAGTGTTGCCGGTAATGCAACAGCTAATGGCAAAAAACTTCTGGATATTATAAAAGGTTTAAAAGATGATGAAGTTGTTTTAGAAACAATCAATGATTACCTCTATATCAAACAGAATAGCTCCAAATTTAAACTTCCAATGCTAAGCCCTAGTGATTTTCCTCCTTTTCCTGAAATCGATTCTAAGCCTAAATTCGACATCGATAGCAATATCCTTGTTCGATCTATTAAAAAAATAGCACCTGCCATTGACAGCAATAATCCAAAGTTTGAACTCAATGGTTCTCTCATTGATATTAAAGACAATAGCATCAGTTTAGTTGCAACCGATACAAAGCGTTTAGCCATTATGAAAATTGAACAACCAACTGAACATGATTTTTCACTGATTATTCCTAAAAAAGCCATTAGTGAAATTCAAAAACTCTTTTTTGATAATATTGAAATTTTTTATGATGAAAATACACTGATTGCTTTATCGTCTCATTTTACATTTTTTACAAAACTTATCAATGGAAAATTTCCTGATTATCAACGTATTATCCCAAAAAATAAAAACTATAGAATTTTACTTAACCGTGAATCCATGGTGGAATCCATTAAACAAATTTCTATTATTTCTCCTGAAATCAAAATCACTTTTAAACCTGATAAAATAGTTTTTGAAAGTTTAAACGATGACAATATTGAAGCAAAAACAGAAATTGAATTTAAAACGGGATTAGACAATGATATTTACCTTGCAGTGAACAGTCGTTATATTTTAGATTTTTTATCTAACATCGAAAATAATAACTTTACGTTAGGTTTTAATGACAGTGGACTTCCTTTCACTTTAGAAAATGATAATTTTATGACCATTGTTATGCCAATTATGATTTAAAAAATTAAGCACATAGTACGTAGTTTTACGTCTATGTGAGCGTAGCTTTTAGAGTTTTGCTTTAAAAGTATATAAAAGAATTACAATAAGAAGTGGAGAAAATATGAGTACTTACGGTGCAGACAATATTAAAGTTTTAAAAGGCCTTGAAGCAGTAAGAAAGCGTCCAGGTATGTATATCGGTGATACCAACATTAATGGTCTTCATCATCTTATTTATGAAGTCGTTGATAACTCTATTGATGAAGCAATGGCAGGCTATTGTGATCTAATTAAAGTAGAACTTACACGTGAAGGTTCATGTATCGTTATTGATAATGGTCGTGGTATTCCCGTTGGTTGGCATGAGGGTGAAAATATGTCAGCAGCAACCGTTGTTTTAACGGTACTTCATGCAGGTGGAAAGTTTGATAAAGATACCTATAAAGTCAGTGGAGGTTTACACGGTGTTGGTGTTTCCGTTGTTAATGCACTTTCATCTAAACTGATTGCTACGATTAAACGTGAAGGAAATGAACATCGTCAAGAGTTTGCGTGTGGTATTCCTCAAACACCATTAGGCGTGGTTAAAACGACTAATCGTACGGGTACAATGATTGAGTTTTGGCCAGATAATACTATTTTTGAAACAACAGAATTTCAATTTGAAATTTTGGCAACACGTTTCCGAGAGCTTGCTTATCTTAACCCAAAAATTCGAATTGAACTTAAAGATCAAAGAGATGGACGTGCTGAAGTGTACCACTTTGAAGGCGGTATTAAACAGTTTGTTTTAGATCTCAATAAAAAAGAAAAAGTAGCAGAAGCTGTTCATTATACTGCTAGTATTGATGATGTAGAAGTTGATGTTGCGATGATGTATAACTCAACCTACAGTGAAATTTTCTACTCTTTTGTTAATAATATTAAAACCATTGATGGTGGAACCCATGAAAGTGGTTTTAGGGCTGGACTTACACGTGCTATTACTAACTATATTTCTTTAAATGCAGGAGCACGTGAAAAAGATGCCAAAATAACAGGTGATGATGTTCGCGAGGGTTTGATTGCTATAGTCAGTGTTAAAGTACCTGAACCTCAATTTGAGGGTCAAACCAAAGGAAAATTGGGAAGCTCTTACGTTAAACCGATTGTCCAAAAATTAGTCTATGAACAACTTGTTAAATATTTTGAAGAAAACCCTATTGAAGCTAAAGCCATAATGAACAAAGCTTTGGCTGCAGCACGTGGTAGAGAAGCGGCTAAAAATGCACGTGATCTAACGCGTCGTAAAGATGCCATGAGCATTGGAACACTCCCTGGAAAATTGGCAGATTGTCAAAGTAAAGATCCTTCTATTTGTGAACTTTACCTTGTAGAGGGTGATAGTGCGGGTGGTTCTGCAAAACAAGGACGCGATCGTGTTTTTCAAGCTATTTTGCCACTCAAAGGTAAAATTCTTAACGTTGAAAAAAGCCGTTTAGATAAGATTTTAAAATCTGATGAGATCAAAAATATGATTACTGCACTTGGTTGTGGTATTGGCGATGAATTTAACGAAGAAAAACTTCGTTATCACAAACTGATTATTATGACCGATGCGGACGTTGATGGTAGCCATATTCAAACTCTACTTTTAACCTTTTTATTCCGCTTTTTACGCCCTATTGTAGATAATGGTTATGTTTATTTAGCTCAGCCGCCACTCTACCGTTATAAAAAAGGTAAAAAAGAGATCTATCTCAAAGATGATCATGAAATGAATGCCTTTTTAATTGAATCAGGTATGGACAGCATTGCGATTGAAGGTGTTGGAACTCCTGATTTAGTAGATTATTTTAAAATCATTTCTGCTTACAGAGGAATTTTAAAAGAGCTTGAAAAACGTTTTGCTATGATCGAAGTGATTCGTTATTTGATTGAAAATCCAGATTTGATTGTCCTTCCTACTGAAGGATTATTTGTTGAAATTCAAAAATTCATTACAAACCTTGGTTACAATATTTTAAATCATTACATCAATGATGAAGGAATTCATCTTTTTATTCAAACCAAAGATGGTTTGGAAGAGCTTCTTTTAGATGAAACATTCTATACCAATCCACTCTATGAAGAAGCACGTTACATTTACACTAAAATACAAGAACGTGACTTTGATGTGTTTGACGGACGTGATCCTGTCGAAGTGTTAGATGAAATTGAAAAAAGTGCTAAAAAAGGTGCTTATATCCAACGCTACAAAGGTCTTGGTGAAATGAATCCTGAACAACTTTGGGAAACAACTATGAATCCTGAAAACAGACGTCTTTTACAAGTTAAGGTTGAAGATGTAGAAGCAGCCAGTGACACCTTTACCCTCTTTATGGGTGATGAAGTTGAACCTCGCCGACAGTACATTCAAGATCATGCCAAAGATGTAAAACACTTGGACGTTTAATGCTCTATTCTGAGATTAAGGAGAGAGAAAATCGATTTATTACAGCTCTTAAAATCGCTTTTCCTTTTCTTCTTCTCATAGGTATTTTTTTTCACGCATTTCAACTTTTTCCCTATACTTCAGTCAATTTTATTCTTCTTATTTTGCTGATTCCCATTTATGTTTATTACACGGTCTATTTGATTTATCACGGATTTCAAACAACGTTGATTGATCCTACGACTAAAACATTTACTAGAATGGAAATAATGACTAAAATCGAAAATATAAAAGATCGAGAAAACACTACCATTATCTTTTTACATGTAAATAATTTTAGTGATATCAATGAGCGTTATGGTATTCATAATGGAGATATTCTGCTCTTTCATTTTATACAAAAATTAGAGTTTTTTTTTACGAGAGCATCATTTTTAAAAAATGTTTCAATTGGACGTTATAGCAATGATAGTTTTTTGTTTTACATTAAAAATCCAAGTAAAGAACTTCGTCATCTTTTAACTATTTTTACGAAGAGTGTTCAAAATGTAGGAATTTCAAATATTGAAATAAAAGTTGATTTTTCACTTTTAAGCGCTGCTTATGACAGTGATACAAAAAATATTATAGAACATCTTTTAATGCTCATAGAAGAACAAAAAAAGAGTGAAGAAATAATGCCAAATATCAAACTAAACCAATTTCAAATGATTATAGATGAAGCAATTAAATACCATCAACTCTTTTTTAAATATCAACCCGCGTTAAGCCTTAAAACTGAAAAAATCGAGATTGTGGAAGTTTTAACCCGTATGGAATCTCAAACCTATGGATTGCTTTCCAAACAACAGATTCAGCGTATTGTTAACCACACAGGGTATGAAAAAATATTTGATGAAAAAGTTTTTGAACTTCTCGTGGAAGAAATTTTGCCTTTAATGGAAAAAGAAATTTTCTTTAGTATTGAAATTTCCCCTGTAACTCTACGAAATCTTAGTTTTAAGCACTATCTTACAACACTTTTTGAAAAAAAGAATCTTGCTCCAAATCGTTTTATTCTTGAAATTACAGAAAAAAAAAGTTATGAAAATATGCACCGCTTTAAAGAAATTATAGAAAGTTATCAAGAGGTTGGATTCAAAATTGCCTTAGGAAATTTTGGTGGTAATAATTGTAGTTTTGAATACTTAAAATATTTACCCATTGATTTAGTAAAGTTTGACATTGAATTCACTAAAAAAATGGATGATTCCAAATACCAACAGCTTCTTTTACATTATGTAGAACTCATCCAAACACTTCATATACAAAGTATGGTAAAATTTGTCGATAAAGAGGCTCTTTTGGAGAAGATGAAAGAGATTAAACCTGATTATATACAAGGGTTTTGTATCTCAAAACCTAAAAATTTAGAACAAATAATAGGAGATATTTTATGAAATACGGCGAACAAATTATTAAAGAATTTGATGTTGAAAAAGATTTAGAAATTTGGCCCAATCAACATAAAAAAAATTATGTGATTAAACTTACATTGCCAGAGTTTTGTTGTTTGTGCCCACGCAGTGGTTATCCTGATTTTGCAACAATTTATATTGATTATACACCTGATGAACTTGTTGTTGAGCTCAAAGCCATCAAACTTTACATTAACAGTTTTATGAACCGCAACATCAGCCACGAAAACAGTGCGAATGAAATTTATGATCTACTGGATCGTAAACTCAAACCAAAATGGCTTAAAGTGGTAGCGGACTTTAATCCTAGAGGCAATGTTCATACGGTCATTGAAATCGATTCAAAACAAGTACGCAACGAGAGTTTATGTTAAGTCCAAAACTCATTGAACAATTTTTTGGAGCAGCTTCCATTCAGCGTTGGAATGATTATCCGCGCATGGTTGAACTCGTTGAGCTTGATAAACAGGCTCATAAGTTCATCATAGCTTATTTGATTGCAAAAATGGAACCCAAAGAAAGTATTAATATGCGCTCTTTAATTGAAGCAGGTATTTTCGAATTTTTACGTCGAGTGGTTGTCACCGACATTCGTCCTGATGTTTTTCGTAAAGCACTCCAAAAAAAAGAGAAAGAGATCAATACATGGGTTTTAGAACAACTCTATGATTCACTCAGCGACATTGAAGATGGGGCTTTTTATGGACGTTTTAAAACCTACCTAAACGATAGTTCCATGTATAAAAAAGAACGTTTTGTCCTTAAAGCAGCTTCGTACATGGCAACACGTTGGGAATTTTCGATTGTCTATCAAACCAGTCAATTTTTGAACAATATTGACCGTGTTAAAGAAGCTGTTGAAGAGGAAATCGAAGACTATTACGAGCTTATCAGTGTTCGTAAAATGGCGATGAATAAAAAAATTTCTAAAATTGTTGATTTAAGTGGACGACTTCGTTTTCAAAAGCGTTGGGCACAAACGCCTCGCATCCCTGAAACTTCTGTATTGGGTCATATGCTTATTGTCGCCATATTAGGTTATTTTTACTCTCTTTCCGCCAAAGCGTGTGATGGACGGTTAGTCAATAACTTCTTTTGCGCTCTTTTCCATGATTTTCCTGAAGCACTTACACGTGATATCATCTCTCCCGTCAAATATTCTGTCAGTGGATTGGATGATATTATCAGTGAGTTTGAGATTAAAATGATTGAAGAAGAGATACTGCCTTACCTTCCAGAGGGACTCATTAAAGAGTTTAAATATCTTCTTGGACTCTACGGCGACAATCAAAAAGATGAGTTTATGAATCACATCAATGAGCATGAGATCAAAATGGTTGAGGATGTTGCAGTTTATAATGAGGAAAAATACAATGCCATTGATGGAAAAGCACTCAAAAATTGCGATAATCTAGCCGCATTTATTGAAGCGACACTTTCTATTTCGCATGGTGTTAGGTCTAAAGAGCTTATACAAGGTAAAGAGCATATTCGCGGTAAATTGAAAGAAAAAGGGAAAATTGGCAATGTCGATTTTTATGAATTAGCGTTGGAGATTGAAACCTATTTGGGAGTGTAAAAAAAGGGTATAAAAAAACCCTCTCCCAGATGACTGCGGCACACACCTCAAAAAAGCGCTCTGCTGTGTTCCCACCCTGAAGCGTTACTCTTAAAAGACATTGCACAGGTCTAGAAGAAGGCGAAGCGTATTTTACCCAAAAATTCTTAAAAAAGACAGGGGATAGTTATGGTCGATCCAAAAATTGAAGAGAGTTGGAAAAAAGTTTTACATGTAGAGTTTCAAAAGCCCTATTTTGAGAGCTTAAAAAGCTTTTTGGTGGAAGAGAAAAAAAACTACACCATTTATCCCAGTGGTGCGAATATCTTTGCGGCGTTTGATAACACGCCTTTTGAGAGCGTTGAAGTGGTCATTTTAGGGCAAGATCCTTATCATGGAGCGGGACAAGCGCATGGACTCTCTTTTTCGGTTCAAGATGGCATCCAGCATCCGCCTTCTCTTCAAAATATCTTTAAAGAATTACGTGACGACATCGGCTGTGCAATTCCCAAAAATGGCAATTTAAGCGCATGGGCCAAACAAGGGGTTTTTTTGCTTAACACGGTTTTAACGGTACGCGCCAGTGAAGCCAATTCACACCGTGGACAAGGGTGGGAAAATTTTACAGACGCTGTGATTAAGACATTGAGCGCTCAAAAAGAGCATTTGGTTTTCATTCTTTGGGGAAGTCCTGCGGGAGCGAAAGCTTCTTTGATAGACAGCAAAAAGCACCTCGTTTTGCGCGCTCCTCACCCTTCACCGCTCTCTTCATATCGAGGATTTTTTGGCTCAAAACCGTTTTCTAAAAGCAATGAATACCTTACATGTAACGGTAAAAAACCGATTGATTGGTGTTTGGCTTGAATGTAAAAGAGGCGATTTACGCGTGGTATCAAAAAAACGGGCGTCATGATCTTCCGTGGCGACAAACGAATGATGCCTACAAAATCTACCTCAGTGAAATCATGCTGCAACAAACCCAAGTCAAAACGGTTCTTGAGCGGTTTTATTTTCCCTTTTTAGAGCGCTTTCCAACCCTTCAAAGTGTAGCAGAAGCACCACTGGATGATGTTTTAAAAATGTGGGAAGGGCTTGGCTACTACACCAGAGCTCGCAATCTTCATCATACGGCCATTACATGTAAAGGGGTTTTACCCAAAAGACCCGAAGAATTAGGCGGGCTTAAAGGCATTGGAAAAAGTACGGCACATGCCATTTGTGCGTTTGCATACCACCAAGCCCTTCCCATTTTAGATGCTAATGTTAAACGTGTTTTGTGTCGCTACTTTGCATTAAGCGTCAAAGATGAAAAAGTGCTTTGGGAAAAAGCGTGGAAGTTTTTAGCCGTAAAGCATCCGTACGAGCACAATCAAGCCATGATGGACATCGGAGCATTCGTGTGTACGTCCAAAAACCCGAACTGTTTGGAGTGTCCGTTAAGCTTTACATGTAAAGGCAAAAATACGCCCGAAAATTATCCATTAGCCATTAAAAAAGCGAAAGTTCCAACAAAAAAACGCTTTGCTTTGGTAATTAAAAAAGAGGGAAAATTGGGACTTATTCAACGAAAAGAGCGTTTGCTTCATGGACTGTGGGGTTTTGTTCAAGTGGATGAAAAACCAAAAAATGCACACAGCCTTGGCAAAGTGACTCATACGTACAGCCATTTTAAACTTGAACTGGAAATGATTTACGATGAGTCTTTACATGTAAAAGTGGATGGCTATTTTACAGAGGAAGAAATTGAAAGTTTAGCCCTCTCAACCGTCGATAAAAAGATTATTCAAACACTTTTCAGCTCAAAATAGTTCTATTTCGTTACAAATATACTCAAAAAATTCATTCTTATGCTTTTATCCTTAAACCTTTCTAAAGTACTACACCATAGCACTACCTCTCTATTCCAAGCGTCAAAAGCTTAAAAATATTTTAAAACTTAATGTTTGTTTAATCTGTTTAGGACTATGGTGAAAGGAGAGAGTCATCTCGATTGACTTAATTTTACCTTAGGAGTTAGAATGAAAGAGGTTAAAATTGAGCTAAAAAATGTCTATAAAATTTTCGGAGATTCACCCAAAAAAGCACTTAATCTTTTAAAAAAAGGTATGGATAAAGCGGAAATTTTTAGACGTACTGCTCAAACAATCGGCGTTAATAACGCCAGTCTTCAAATATACAAAGGTGAAATCTTTGTCATCATGGGTTTATCAGGTTCAGGCAAGTCGACATTGGTTCGGCTCTTTAACCGCCTCATTGAGCCCTCAAGCGGTTCGATTTTAATCGATGGCGAAGATATTGCCATTATGAATCACGCAGAACTCAGAGCGGTGCGCAGAGCTAAGATGAGCATGGTGTTTCAATCCTTCGCCCTTTTGCCCCATCTTAACGTGTTGGATAACGCTTCTTTTGGATTGGAACTTTGTGGTATGCCTAAAGATGAGCGTTACATCAAAGCCAAAGAAGCGTTGGAGCGAGTCGGTCTTTTGGATTATATTCATGCGTATCCAGATTCCCTCAGTGGTGGTATGCAACAGCGCGTGGGTTTGGCAAGAGCGCTTGCTAATAATCCCGATGTGCTTTTAATGGACGAAGCCTTTTCGGCACTTGATCCACTTATTCGGTCTGAGATGCAAGATGAACTGCTCAAACTTCAAAGTGAACAAGAGCGCACCATCGTTTTTATTTCGCATGATTTAGATGAGGCGATGAAACTAGGTGATCGCATCGCCATTATGCAAGGCGGATCGGTGATACAAATCGGTACGCCCGATGAGATTTTAAAAAATCCCGCCAACGAATACGTACACTCCTTCTTTAAGGGCGTGAATGTGGGCGGGGTGATTACGGCAAAAGATATCGCGAGTACCAAACAAGTCACGATCATCCAAAAAGATGGTCAAGGAACGTTGATGGCGCTTCAGACGTTGAGGGATAATGATCGTGAGTTTGCCTATATCGTTGATCGTAGAAAACACTTTTTGGGCGTGGTATCGGTCGATAGTCTGCGTTCTAAATCCAAACGTGAAAGCATTGATGTGGCGTTTTTAAAAGAGATTCCTATCATCGATGGAGCGACTTATCTTAATGACATTGTCGGCATTGTTGCGAGTACGCCCTGCTCTGTACCCGTTGTTGATAAAAACCAAAAATATATCGGCGCCATTTCAAAAGCGACCCTTTTAAAAGCATTGGACTACCAAGGGGAGGATGACAATGAGTGAGAAAATAGAAAATCCGTGGGAAATAGCTCCTTCCACACAAACAGATTGGTTAAATGATTCATCTTCAGCACCGCTTGATGTTTCGTTTGACTGGTTGCATCCGTTTAAAGAGACCTTTATTCCTCTAGATCGTTATGTGGAATCGGGTTTAACATGGACCGTTGCGCATTTTCGTGATGTTTTTCAATCCATTCGTATTCCGATTGATTTGGTGTTACGTACGATTGGAGATTTTTTTAGCTCCATTCCTGCCACCGTTTTTATTGTCGTTGTAACGCTTTTAGCGTGGCAGTTTGCTGGACGTAAAATTGCGATTGGTACGTTTATCTCTCTCATCATCATTGGATTGATTGGCGCGTGGAGTGAAGCGATGATAACGCTCTCTTTGGTCTTTACCTCCGTCTTTTTCTGTTTAGTGATTGGTATTCCCATCGGCATTTTGGTTGCGAACAATGATCGGTTTTCACTGATGATGCGACCGATTTTGGATGCGATGCAAACGACACCTGCTTTTGTCTATTTGGTTCCGGTGGTGATGCTTTTTGGCATCGGAAATGTTCCAGGTGTGGTTGTAACGATCATTTTTGCCCTTCCGCCTTTGATTCGCTTTACCAACCTTGGGATCAGGC encodes the following:
- the dnaN gene encoding DNA polymerase III subunit beta, whose protein sequence is MKVSIKKSILENMLLNIQPYLEKKDLSQITSHVLLMTEETQFTLKATDYEIGLSYHTPEIKISVAGNATANGKKLLDIIKGLKDDEVVLETINDYLYIKQNSSKFKLPMLSPSDFPPFPEIDSKPKFDIDSNILVRSIKKIAPAIDSNNPKFELNGSLIDIKDNSISLVATDTKRLAIMKIEQPTEHDFSLIIPKKAISEIQKLFFDNIEIFYDENTLIALSSHFTFFTKLINGKFPDYQRIIPKNKNYRILLNRESMVESIKQISIISPEIKITFKPDKIVFESLNDDNIEAKTEIEFKTGLDNDIYLAVNSRYILDFLSNIENNNFTLGFNDSGLPFTLENDNFMTIVMPIMI
- the gyrB gene encoding DNA topoisomerase (ATP-hydrolyzing) subunit B; this translates as MSTYGADNIKVLKGLEAVRKRPGMYIGDTNINGLHHLIYEVVDNSIDEAMAGYCDLIKVELTREGSCIVIDNGRGIPVGWHEGENMSAATVVLTVLHAGGKFDKDTYKVSGGLHGVGVSVVNALSSKLIATIKREGNEHRQEFACGIPQTPLGVVKTTNRTGTMIEFWPDNTIFETTEFQFEILATRFRELAYLNPKIRIELKDQRDGRAEVYHFEGGIKQFVLDLNKKEKVAEAVHYTASIDDVEVDVAMMYNSTYSEIFYSFVNNIKTIDGGTHESGFRAGLTRAITNYISLNAGAREKDAKITGDDVREGLIAIVSVKVPEPQFEGQTKGKLGSSYVKPIVQKLVYEQLVKYFEENPIEAKAIMNKALAAARGREAAKNARDLTRRKDAMSIGTLPGKLADCQSKDPSICELYLVEGDSAGGSAKQGRDRVFQAILPLKGKILNVEKSRLDKILKSDEIKNMITALGCGIGDEFNEEKLRYHKLIIMTDADVDGSHIQTLLLTFLFRFLRPIVDNGYVYLAQPPLYRYKKGKKEIYLKDDHEMNAFLIESGMDSIAIEGVGTPDLVDYFKIISAYRGILKELEKRFAMIEVIRYLIENPDLIVLPTEGLFVEIQKFITNLGYNILNHYINDEGIHLFIQTKDGLEELLLDETFYTNPLYEEARYIYTKIQERDFDVFDGRDPVEVLDEIEKSAKKGAYIQRYKGLGEMNPEQLWETTMNPENRRLLQVKVEDVEAASDTFTLFMGDEVEPRRQYIQDHAKDVKHLDV
- a CDS encoding EAL domain-containing protein; the protein is MLYSEIKERENRFITALKIAFPFLLLIGIFFHAFQLFPYTSVNFILLILLIPIYVYYTVYLIYHGFQTTLIDPTTKTFTRMEIMTKIENIKDRENTTIIFLHVNNFSDINERYGIHNGDILLFHFIQKLEFFFTRASFLKNVSIGRYSNDSFLFYIKNPSKELRHLLTIFTKSVQNVGISNIEIKVDFSLLSAAYDSDTKNIIEHLLMLIEEQKKSEEIMPNIKLNQFQMIIDEAIKYHQLFFKYQPALSLKTEKIEIVEVLTRMESQTYGLLSKQQIQRIVNHTGYEKIFDEKVFELLVEEILPLMEKEIFFSIEISPVTLRNLSFKHYLTTLFEKKNLAPNRFILEITEKKSYENMHRFKEIIESYQEVGFKIALGNFGGNNCSFEYLKYLPIDLVKFDIEFTKKMDDSKYQQLLLHYVELIQTLHIQSMVKFVDKEALLEKMKEIKPDYIQGFCISKPKNLEQIIGDIL
- the queF gene encoding preQ(1) synthase, whose product is MKYGEQIIKEFDVEKDLEIWPNQHKKNYVIKLTLPEFCCLCPRSGYPDFATIYIDYTPDELVVELKAIKLYINSFMNRNISHENSANEIYDLLDRKLKPKWLKVVADFNPRGNVHTVIEIDSKQVRNESLC
- a CDS encoding HD domain-containing protein, with protein sequence MLSPKLIEQFFGAASIQRWNDYPRMVELVELDKQAHKFIIAYLIAKMEPKESINMRSLIEAGIFEFLRRVVVTDIRPDVFRKALQKKEKEINTWVLEQLYDSLSDIEDGAFYGRFKTYLNDSSMYKKERFVLKAASYMATRWEFSIVYQTSQFLNNIDRVKEAVEEEIEDYYELISVRKMAMNKKISKIVDLSGRLRFQKRWAQTPRIPETSVLGHMLIVAILGYFYSLSAKACDGRLVNNFFCALFHDFPEALTRDIISPVKYSVSGLDDIISEFEIKMIEEEILPYLPEGLIKEFKYLLGLYGDNQKDEFMNHINEHEIKMVEDVAVYNEEKYNAIDGKALKNCDNLAAFIEATLSISHGVRSKELIQGKEHIRGKLKEKGKIGNVDFYELALEIETYLGV
- a CDS encoding uracil-DNA glycosylase translates to MVDPKIEESWKKVLHVEFQKPYFESLKSFLVEEKKNYTIYPSGANIFAAFDNTPFESVEVVILGQDPYHGAGQAHGLSFSVQDGIQHPPSLQNIFKELRDDIGCAIPKNGNLSAWAKQGVFLLNTVLTVRASEANSHRGQGWENFTDAVIKTLSAQKEHLVFILWGSPAGAKASLIDSKKHLVLRAPHPSPLSSYRGFFGSKPFSKSNEYLTCNGKKPIDWCLA
- the mutY gene encoding A/G-specific adenine glycosylase, giving the protein MFGLNVKEAIYAWYQKNGRHDLPWRQTNDAYKIYLSEIMLQQTQVKTVLERFYFPFLERFPTLQSVAEAPLDDVLKMWEGLGYYTRARNLHHTAITCKGVLPKRPEELGGLKGIGKSTAHAICAFAYHQALPILDANVKRVLCRYFALSVKDEKVLWEKAWKFLAVKHPYEHNQAMMDIGAFVCTSKNPNCLECPLSFTCKGKNTPENYPLAIKKAKVPTKKRFALVIKKEGKLGLIQRKERLLHGLWGFVQVDEKPKNAHSLGKVTHTYSHFKLELEMIYDESLHVKVDGYFTEEEIESLALSTVDKKIIQTLFSSK
- the proV gene encoding glycine betaine/L-proline ABC transporter ATP-binding protein ProV; its protein translation is MKEVKIELKNVYKIFGDSPKKALNLLKKGMDKAEIFRRTAQTIGVNNASLQIYKGEIFVIMGLSGSGKSTLVRLFNRLIEPSSGSILIDGEDIAIMNHAELRAVRRAKMSMVFQSFALLPHLNVLDNASFGLELCGMPKDERYIKAKEALERVGLLDYIHAYPDSLSGGMQQRVGLARALANNPDVLLMDEAFSALDPLIRSEMQDELLKLQSEQERTIVFISHDLDEAMKLGDRIAIMQGGSVIQIGTPDEILKNPANEYVHSFFKGVNVGGVITAKDIASTKQVTIIQKDGQGTLMALQTLRDNDREFAYIVDRRKHFLGVVSVDSLRSKSKRESIDVAFLKEIPIIDGATYLNDIVGIVASTPCSVPVVDKNQKYIGAISKATLLKALDYQGEDDNE
- the proW gene encoding glycine betaine/L-proline ABC transporter permease ProW, with the protein product MSEKIENPWEIAPSTQTDWLNDSSSAPLDVSFDWLHPFKETFIPLDRYVESGLTWTVAHFRDVFQSIRIPIDLVLRTIGDFFSSIPATVFIVVVTLLAWQFAGRKIAIGTFISLIIIGLIGAWSEAMITLSLVFTSVFFCLVIGIPIGILVANNDRFSLMMRPILDAMQTTPAFVYLVPVVMLFGIGNVPGVVVTIIFALPPLIRFTNLGIRQVPKDLVEVSRSFGATPLQMLFKVQLPVAMPTIMAGINQTLMLALSMVVFASMIAVGGLGQMVLRGIGRLDMGLASIGGVGIVLLAIVLDRITQALGEKDLVNAHIGWYQKGPLGFLYDLLAKQRKKHEKTT